From a single Crateriforma spongiae genomic region:
- a CDS encoding flagellin N-terminal helical domain-containing protein, with translation MTRINTNVSSLVAQNRLQSSNADLQTRLTRLSTGLRINTGADDPAGLIASEALRAEITGLNKAISNTQRASQIISTADSALGQVSSLLNDVRGLVVEAANSGALSSEEIEANQLQIDSSLEAINRIAQTTTFQGRKLLDGSLDFNTKAGTGFSNVKDLEIDQANLGNLGKISVNVEVQSAATKASVTSTGIPATTTAANSTGTISFGAPSADAEATGTASFSNSYTVGAEATGTINFDDAFTPNAEAGGTLTLGSGVTLDIDAVDGGLADGLKGDSTIIEVVTQVGGDSSASYDADSDTLTLTLVEGDNAAAIVTDLTGDPNFTVAANGGTSGTIAAGDAGTYTGQLTGGSNTTSGTTGFDLTAVNGGAADGAKGNDTDIVLTSGATTGAAYDADNDLLTITVADGDTIADIAAAINNDVGDDFIASNTVNGDYAYDAADNTAIGSPLTAQLASGTDPTLASSFDIEAVNGGDADGTAGNGVTLNLTSGDTTEAVYDADNDVINITVADGATTADIAAAIDNEGTFITKNVQNGTALFATADLGANDPSLTGGTDATADDVITVTADEASADSDGVSITLNADNSLAAGEAQASLDDDGNIVVAVSSNGAVNVGTISAAIDDLDGFSAEVTATDGDGSYDIDNDTAATTTDLSGGVFGGGLNADLVVQLTGSLGAEVFQFDKGASLDDVIQSINLVADATGIQAEDDGGSLKLTSTSYGSDSLIDVEVISEGEGGTFKSGLSAERATGTDLSATVNGIAANASGNTLSINTSTLDLTMTVEEGVSSDISFDITGGGATFQLGPEVTSTQRASLGIGSVSTGQLGGASGRLYELASGQAKSLTNDISGATEVIDEVINKVTGLRGRLGAFQATTLDSNMVSLNETKANLQEAESSIRDADFAEESAQLTRAQILVQSGTNVLAMANQNPQNVLSLLR, from the coding sequence ATGACACGGATCAACACCAACGTTTCGTCTCTTGTCGCCCAAAACCGACTTCAATCCAGCAACGCCGACCTGCAAACTCGCCTGACGCGTTTGTCGACCGGTTTGCGTATCAACACGGGTGCGGACGATCCGGCCGGTTTGATCGCCAGCGAAGCCTTGCGGGCTGAAATCACCGGATTGAACAAGGCGATCAGCAACACGCAACGAGCCAGCCAAATCATCAGCACCGCTGACAGTGCCTTGGGCCAAGTCAGCAGCCTGCTGAACGACGTCCGCGGCCTGGTCGTCGAAGCAGCCAACAGCGGTGCCCTGTCGTCCGAGGAAATCGAGGCGAATCAACTGCAAATCGACAGTTCGCTGGAAGCGATCAATCGGATCGCCCAAACGACCACTTTCCAAGGCCGAAAATTGCTGGACGGCAGCCTGGATTTCAACACCAAGGCCGGCACAGGCTTTTCCAACGTGAAAGACTTGGAAATTGACCAAGCCAACTTGGGCAACCTTGGCAAGATCAGCGTGAACGTCGAAGTTCAATCCGCTGCCACCAAGGCGTCGGTCACGTCCACCGGGATCCCCGCAACGACCACGGCAGCCAACTCCACCGGGACGATCAGCTTCGGTGCACCGTCGGCCGATGCCGAAGCAACCGGCACCGCGTCCTTCAGCAATTCCTACACCGTTGGCGCCGAAGCGACCGGGACGATCAACTTCGACGATGCGTTCACGCCCAATGCCGAAGCGGGCGGTACGTTGACGCTGGGCAGCGGCGTGACGTTGGACATCGATGCGGTCGACGGCGGCCTGGCCGATGGTTTGAAGGGTGACAGCACGATCATCGAAGTCGTCACGCAAGTCGGCGGCGATTCGTCGGCCAGCTATGACGCCGACAGCGACACGCTGACGTTGACCTTGGTCGAAGGCGACAACGCCGCGGCAATCGTGACGGACCTGACCGGCGACCCGAACTTCACCGTTGCAGCCAACGGTGGTACCTCGGGTACGATCGCCGCGGGCGATGCGGGCACGTACACCGGCCAATTGACCGGCGGTTCGAACACGACCAGCGGCACGACGGGCTTTGACCTGACGGCGGTCAACGGTGGTGCGGCCGACGGTGCCAAGGGGAACGACACGGACATCGTGTTGACCAGTGGTGCGACGACCGGTGCGGCCTACGACGCCGACAACGACTTGCTGACGATCACGGTTGCCGACGGTGACACGATCGCCGACATCGCCGCGGCGATCAACAATGACGTCGGTGACGATTTCATCGCATCGAACACGGTCAACGGCGACTACGCCTACGACGCGGCCGACAACACGGCGATCGGCAGCCCGCTGACGGCTCAACTGGCCAGCGGCACCGACCCGACGTTGGCATCGTCGTTCGACATCGAAGCGGTCAACGGTGGTGACGCCGACGGCACCGCGGGTAACGGCGTGACGTTGAACCTGACCAGCGGTGACACGACCGAAGCGGTTTACGACGCCGACAACGACGTGATCAACATCACGGTGGCCGATGGTGCGACGACGGCCGACATTGCCGCCGCGATCGACAACGAAGGCACGTTCATCACCAAGAACGTGCAAAACGGCACGGCCTTGTTCGCCACGGCGGATCTGGGTGCGAACGACCCCAGCCTGACCGGTGGTACCGACGCGACAGCCGACGACGTGATCACGGTCACGGCGGATGAAGCCAGTGCCGATAGCGATGGCGTTTCCATCACACTGAACGCGGACAACTCGCTGGCCGCCGGTGAAGCTCAGGCATCGCTGGACGACGACGGCAACATCGTGGTCGCGGTCAGCAGCAATGGTGCGGTCAATGTCGGAACGATCTCCGCCGCCATCGATGATTTGGACGGCTTCAGTGCCGAAGTCACCGCGACCGATGGTGACGGCAGCTATGACATCGACAACGACACCGCGGCGACCACGACCGACCTGTCCGGCGGTGTGTTCGGCGGCGGACTGAACGCCGACCTGGTGGTTCAGTTGACCGGTTCGCTGGGGGCCGAAGTCTTCCAATTCGATAAGGGAGCTTCGCTGGACGACGTGATCCAGTCGATCAACTTGGTTGCCGACGCGACCGGCATTCAAGCCGAAGACGACGGCGGTTCGTTGAAGCTGACCAGCACCTCGTACGGTTCGGATTCGCTGATCGATGTCGAAGTCATCAGCGAAGGCGAAGGCGGAACGTTCAAGAGCGGCCTGTCCGCCGAACGTGCCACCGGTACCGACCTGTCGGCAACGGTCAACGGAATCGCGGCCAACGCATCCGGCAACACTTTGTCGATCAACACCAGCACGTTGGACTTGACCATGACGGTCGAAGAAGGCGTCAGCAGCGACATCAGCTTTGACATCACCGGTGGCGGTGCGACGTTCCAATTGGGACCGGAAGTCACCAGCACGCAACGAGCCAGCTTGGGCATCGGCAGCGTCAGCACCGGTCAACTCGGTGGTGCCAGCGGTCGACTGTACGAACTGGCCAGCGGTCAGGCGAAGAGTCTGACCAATGACATCAGCGGTGCCACCGAAGTGATCGACGAAGTCATCAACAAGGTCACGGGACTTCGCGGCCGATTGGGTGCGTTCCAAGCAACGACGCTGGACAGCAACATGGTCAGCCTGAACGAGACGAAGGCCAACCTGCAAGAAGCGGAAAGCTCGATCCGCGACGCCGATTTCGCCGAAGAGTCCGCCCAACTGACCCGGGCTCAAATCCTGGTCCAATCGGGCACGAACGTGTTGGCCATGGCCAACCAAAACCCGCAGAACGTTTTGTCACTGCTGCGATAA